A window of the Henckelia pumila isolate YLH828 chromosome 3, ASM3356847v2, whole genome shotgun sequence genome harbors these coding sequences:
- the LOC140887074 gene encoding phospholipase D delta-like, with protein sequence MAEEQQLVCLHGDLELHIYEARSLPNMDFVSKGLRGCFPACDSCTPTTDADSAAEEGGSTHHERKLYHHRKIMTTDPYVTVSVPQATLARTRVLPNSQNPRWNERFHIPLAHPFEFLEFRIKDNDVFGADMVGKVLIPAEKIASGEVIVGWFPVISSSGKPPKPDTALRLEMKFVPCDKNPLYNHGIAGDPSYKGVRNTYFPLRKGSSVTLYQDAHVPSDGKMPEIVLDNGLIREHSRCWEDICYAISEAHHLIYIVGWSVFHKVKLIREPTRPLPRGGDLTLGELLKYKSEEGVRVLLLVWDDKTSHDKFLINTAGVMKTHDEETKKFFRHSSVICVLSPRYGSRKLSFLKQQVVGNLFTHHQKCVLVDTQARGNNRKITAFVGGIDLCDGRYDTPEHRLFHDLDTDFKDDFHQPTFSTGTKAPRQPWHDLHCRIDGPAAYDVLVNFAQRWRKTTKWREFRFLKKKMTRWHDDAMIKIERLSWILSPAFFVSKNGTYVSCPQDDPKLYVSREDDPENWHTQIFRSIDSGSLRGFPKFYDEAQAQNLVCSKTLVIDMSIQTAYIQAIRSAQHFIYIENQYFLGSSYAWSSYKNAGADHLIPMELVLKIVDKIRANERFAVYIVIPMWPEGNPKDSAMQEILFWQGQTIQMMYQIIAKEIKSMQLDSHPEDYLNFFCLGKRELMTNTAAEAGSADKVSDSQKFQRFMIYVHAKGMIVDDEYVIIGSANINQRSMAGTKDTEIAMGSYQPWHTWIKQQQHPHGQIYGYRMSLWSEHLDMVEKCFEEPYSLDCVRRVNEVAEDNWKKYADDEFTLLQGHLLKYPVKVEADGSVNPLPGYENFPDVGGRVLGTHSAAMPDVLTT encoded by the exons ATGGCGGAGGAGCAGCAACTCGTGTGCTTACATGGGGATTTGGAGCTACATATCTACGAGGCGCGTAGCCTACCCAATATGGACTTTGTCTCCAAGGGCCTCCGCGGCTGTTTCCCTGCTTGCGACTCCTGCACGCCCACCACCGATGCGGATTCCGCCGCTGAAGAAGGCGGAAGTACCCATCATGAACGGAAGCTCTACCACCACCGGAAGATCATGACCACTGACCCTTATGTTACGGTCTCAGTTCCCCAGGCCACGCTCGCTCGAACGCGCGTGCTCCCCAACTCGCAAAACCCCAGGTGGAACGAGCGGTTCCACATTCCCTTAGCTCATCCTTTTGAGTTCTTGGAGTTTAGGATCAAGGATAATGATGTGTTTGGGGCCGATATGGTGGGGAAAGTCTTGATTCCAGCTGAAAAAATTGCTTCCGGCGAAGTGATTGTCGGCTGGTTTCCGGTCATTTCTTCCTCAGGAAAGCCGCCGAAGCCTGACACCGCGCTGCGGCTTGAGATGAAATTCGTTCCTTGTGATAAAAACCCGTTGTATAATCACGGCATTGCCGGTGACCCTTCTTACAAAGGGGTGAGGAATACTTATTTTCCTCTTAGGAAAGGGAGTTCGGTTACTCTATACCAGGATGCTCATGTCCCAAGTGATGGGAAAATGCCTGAAATTGTGTTGGATAATGGGTTGATTCGGGAGCACAGCAGATGTTGGGAGGACATATGCTATGCAATATCGGAGGCGCACCACTTGATATACATTGTCGGCTGGTCTGTTTTCCATAAAGTAAAGTTGATTAGAGAGCCCACGAGGCCATTGCCAAGAGGAGGGGACCTGACGCTTGGCGAACTATTGAAGTATAAATCGGAGGAAGGGGTCCGAGTTCTGTTGTTGGTTTGGGATGATAAGACTTCACATGATAAGTTCTTGATTAACACG GCTGGTGTAATGAAAACCCATGATGAAGAGACTAAAAAGTTTTTTCGGCATTCATCCGTGATATGTGTTCTGTCACCGCGTTATGGCAGTCGTAAGCTTAGTTTTCTGAAACAACAG GTTGTTGGAAATCTTTTCACGCATCATCAAAAATGTGTTCTTGTTGATACACAAGCCCGTGGAAATAATCGGAAAATTACAGCCTTTGTGGGTGGTATTGATCTATGTGATGGTCGGTATGATACGCCTGAACATCGACTGTTCCACGATCTTGACACTGACTTTAAGGATGATTTTCATCAGCCTACCTTCTCA ACAGGAACCAAGGCTCCAAGGCAGCCATGGCACGATTTACACTGCAGGATTGATGGGCCTGCTGCATACGATGTTCTTGTGAACTTTGCTCAACGTTGGAGGAAAACAACAAAATGGCGAGAATTTAGGTTTCTTAAGAAAAAGATGACCCGTTGGCATGATGATGCTATGATAAAAATTGAGCGGCTTTCATGGATACTGAGTCCTGCCTTCTTTGTTTCCAAGAATGGAACTTATGTCTCATGTCCACAGGATGATCCCAAGCTATATGTTTCTAGAGAAGACGACCCAGAAAACTGGCACACACAG ATATTTCGTTCCATAGATTCAGGGTCGCTCCGAGGTTTTCCCAAATTCTATGACGAAGCTCAGGCACAG AACCTTGTCTGCTCGAAAACTCTGGTGATAGACATGAGTATTCAAACGGCATATATTCAGGCAATAAGATCTGCCCAACATTTTATCTATATTGAAAACCAGTACTTTCTTGGTTCCTCGTATGCCTGGTCATCATATAAAAATGCAG GTGCTGACCATCTTATCCCAATGGAATTGGTACTGAAAATTGTTGATAAAATCAGAGCCAACGAGAGATTTGCTGTGTACATTGTTATACCTATGTGGCCTGAGGGTAATCCCAAAGACAGTGCTATGCAAGAAATTCTTTTTTGGCAG GGACAAACGATCCAAATGATGTATCAAATTATTGCAAAAGAGATCAAATCAATGCAGTTAGATTCACATCCTGAAGATTATTTGAATTTCTTCTGTCTTGGCAAGAGGGAGTTAATGACAAATACAGCCGCTGAGGCTGGATCCGCAGATAAG GTTTCAGACTCGCAAAAGTTTCAGCGCTTCATGATTTATGTGCATGCCAAAGGAATGATAGTGGATGATGAGTATGTGATAATTGGATCTGCCAATATAAATCAAAGATCAATGGCTGGAACAAAAGACACGGAGATAGCAATGGGTTCATATCAGCCTTGGCACACTTGGATAAAGCAGCAGCAGCATCCGCATGGCCAG ATTTATGGATATAGAATGTCTCTCTGGTCTGAACACCTCGATATGGTCGAAAAATGTTTCGAAGAGCCATACTCTTTAGATTGTGTAAGAAGGGTGAATGAAGTTGCTGAAGATAATTGGAAAAAGTACGCGGATGACGAATTTACTCTATTGCAAGGCCATCTTCTCAAGTACCCTGTGAAGGTAGAGGCTGATGGCAGTGTAAATCCTTTGCCTGGTTATGAAAACTTCCCTGATGTTGGTGGCAGAGTTCTTGGAACTCATTCCGCTGCCATGCCCGATGTTCTGACGACATGA
- the LOC140893394 gene encoding bZIP transcription factor 27-like, whose amino-acid sequence MEEIWKDITLSSLHQQYHPSRGIILQDFFSKDPHQYSSSPPPPPPTMLTLSSPLGPLHPQDQYRAVSDHVSPLALPPFEDQNPGCGKKRFPDSDISSGDRRHKRMIKNRESAARSRARKQAYTNELEMEVAHLLEENARLKKQQQQSTVAAAADYQYRYGKKKPLQRTSTAPF is encoded by the exons ATGGAAGAGATTTGGAAAGACATCACCCTCTCTTCTCTTCACCAGCAGTACCATCCCTCTCGTGGCATCATTCTTCAGGATTTCTTCAGTAAAGATCCGCACCAGTACTCTTCTTCTCCTCCTCCTCCGCCGCCTACTATGCTCACCTTGAGCTCCCCACTCGGTCCTTTGCATCCTCAAGATCAATATCGTGCCGTCTCCGATCACGTGTCTCCTCTCGCCTTGCCGCCGTTTGAGGACCAGAATCCCGGCTGTGGCAAGAAGAGGTTCCCGGATTCCGATATAAGCTCCGGCGACCGCCGCCACAAGCGCATGATCAAGAACCGTGAGTCTGCTGCTCGTTCAAGGGCCAGAAA ACAGGCTTACACGAATGAATTGGAGATGGAAGTAGCCCATTTGCTGGAAGAAAATGCCCGCCTCAAGAAACAGCAGCAACag AGTACTGTAGCTGCAGCAGCTGATTACCAATATCGATATGGTAAAAAGAAGCCACTCCAGAGGACCTCCACGGCTCCATTTTGA